DNA from Aphis gossypii isolate Hap1 chromosome 3, ASM2018417v2, whole genome shotgun sequence:
CAACGACTGTAAACTGGTCGAtagagcataatattttatagtgtgtGGAGACTGCAAATGTCGATGAGGTATTACTTCACGCACTCCAGGATTTGTTAATTCttcctaaaaattataaagtagttgttgaaaataagttttttttttaagttttagttattaattaattgtacctGTAGCGTGAAGACTTCTTCTCAGGATTgagttaatttcattttacgaCCCGTGATGGTGCCCACCAATGATTTTAATGTAGAACTGATACCTTTTCTTGATATGCCATTTACATTTGGACTACAAATATTGTGACTTAAGGATGCATTTGGATTCAAACCTTGAGGATGCGCatctaaacatttttggtAACGTAACTGAAAAAAGtaagagtaaaaataaaatattaacaattgatcatagtaggtatataatttgtttgattatcATTTGACATACTTTACATGCAGCTTCGATAGTTTTACAAAGTGTTGCGGCGGACGGATCACACTCAAACACATGTGCAATGAACAGATCTTGGGTAGTATGCATTATAAAAGcgcattgttttatattttgacctATTCCCAAAAATGATAAGTACCTCACTCGACATTCGACCACTTGATCGCCTTCATCCTGCAAATCAACAGATATTATGGATTGGTGTGTTCCGCGTATATTAACATCTATCATATTACAGTATCTTGTTGTATGGTAATCATTGAAGGTGCTACAGCTACTGTGACCGTTTGGGGTACCGATGTTGGAGAATTTTCCAAAGCGACAATCGCGTCATTTAGTACATCCATTCCGGATGCTTTGCTCACTTCAATTGAACCCAAGTAAGTGGCTCGAATGATTTTTCGCGGTTCTTCCATCGGTGTAGGGAATGATTgagctttataaattatattacacaattacataattgaaatatttaagaagACGTATCGTATATACTCAAGTTAGTGGTAGCAGAGTAACTGCCTCGGTAACTTCTACGTTTGCGATATTCCAATGGAAGGTTCGTCGGTCTGACTGGCTGATTCATTTTCGTTGCAGTATCTAAAAGTAACGGTACTTATAAGTcgtcgtttgaaaaaaaataatatgatgtatagtaCATTAGTACGTACTTATGTCTGTAGATCTAGAAATGTTCTGCTGGAGACTGCGCtcgatcattatttttttacaaatgtcCCTAAGAGTGTTAGCAATTGTACGAGCAGGCATGTCACACCTGAACACATGGCACATGTGTCTGCGAGTTATTCTGTCACGAGCTACGTATGCAAAATccctgaaaaataattttgttgctCCGATTTATCTAATGTCACTAACTTaaattgtactattattattaaatagtatattacctTTCCCTGTAGGTAAAGCATTGTAAAAAAAGAACAACAatggataataaaaacaatacattattaatatagacaacaatataaatatgatatcaaTGGCTAACAAACCTGCCATTGTCTCGTCCAACTCCCCATACTCTAATTGTGTGTATGGGCTGTGTATTCAACATTGTGAGATTCTCTGGATCTATTAATTTCAACGCTCCTTCGTCTAAATCCATAAAGAGGTCTTTTccctgaaatattattattcatttaaacaaaattacatttatataacagTTAAGTAAAGGTATTTCCGTATTGGCACTTACATCTCCCCATCGTCCGACATTATCAATAAAGTCGTTACGTCCAAGTGATAGATCAACAATACACTTGTTCACAGCTTTGCTACTTCTTTCTGGGGTTAAATCATCTTCGCAAATTTCTACCCATCCCAAAGAACGCACAGCAAATCGTATACCTTTGTTTTCGTTTTCAATTCGAGCTGGATAACTTCTTCGtctaaagcataatataatatttggtgaGATCGATGttgatagatatattttaaaggctataagtactattttaattaatattttacttataagcCATGTCTTCTTTTCTATTCTTTTGATAACAAAGATTTTCAAGAGCTGAGCTTGTCGTACTTCTAGTCACTGAACTTACTAAGCCACCggtgttattttgaaaactattcaataccttaaacaaatattgatacCTACATTAGCTTATATATCTATAGttctgataaatattttcaaattgtattatgtttaaagttgagttaatacaatttttatacgaagattataaattttaagttaaatatttaaatttattaatttgtcattACCGATTCTGCATCTTTGACCAATGGTGTTTTTGGTTCATTTTTACCACTGTATTCAGGAGGTTCTCTCTGAATTGTTCCGCTTTTAATATGCCAATAATAAGGACCATcgttatctaaaataaaattagtttaatatagcttaataaaataaaaactttataattatgcGTACCTTCATGTTTTTCCCATCCGGCTGGCAATTCATCGGTGCATTCGTGTGAAGAGTTTTTCATCGGTACTGCATACAAATCATTATTCAAGTCACCTTGTATATGTTGTATATCCAAGTTAATATTAGATGTATccttttgtttgtttaaagaCAGAGTATTTGGTGGTGTGCGTTTTtcgtttatactataatataagtagatacatttaaagtttatttgaacatttaaatataatatatagtttgaacacatattaaatgtatataattaattgatcaaATTAACTTACTTTCCgcttttacattttgtttgcTCCGATTCTTCGATTAAATCAGGTTTTACGTATGACACTTGCATTTGATTGCTTTGATGGTTTTGGTTGCTTACATTTGTTAAATCATGTTGATTCGTAATATTCATGTCTCTTGTTACGTtacgatttaaatttgtattcctataaaataatcacatgATTTTCTGCAGGTTTAAActtcgatttttatattattcattgatcATGtcgaatatattaaatacattaccaATTTTTTCCCGTCTGTCCCAACACGTCCACGCCCATTGATCCCAAGTCTAATGATTTGTAGCGTTTTCTGTTTATGTTGTCGgtgttaatattacatactgtATCAAATTCACGACACAAAAGCTctgaatatagtatacaatcatcatttaaattaaacccaGCTGGAGAGTCAGTAGCTGATGTTAAGTTTGAGTTCAATGCATCATCCAGGGCTAAGTGACCTGTGCCAGCAAGATGATAGTTTGGATTCTCATAACTCAAACgaccattttctaaaaaaaaaaaatatttgacattttcgtgaaaattaataataataattgtatttttttgctaTGAATTtaactacaaatatattataatatagtatttttaagttataatttgaaacatggtcataatttaaaatacatattcatttttataatacatttttagcaaaatacttattagttgtagtatagtaaaatataaaaatatatattcgcTTTGCATAGCcctaaattataatctttatgaaaagttataatatatgttttcttaaaaattgttactttaaaatgagttatatattataagtacttaaatatttattttcaaatgtatataactCATTTagaggtatttaaaaaatcttagcTTGGACATACTCGTAGTTTCAAGTTCAAATTCGTACTTCTAAACAAATTCGGTAGTGTGTAAATTGTCTCTAATATTGACTataaataaactgtattaAGAATCCAGAACGTAGATTTGCTATGTTTTGTACGTAATAGATACGAGACATGCAGGTGTGGAGTCCTCTTAatcgttaatttaaatatatataggtacataatatttacacatatgcAGGTACTAGGtacacataaatttatattcataatagtaaatactaaatatcaaatattgtataatattaaaaagtaaataataatttgtaatgttaaatatattttagaatttaataattacctaccaacttatgaataatttgaCAAGTTAATTGAATGAAATAGCTACCtacgtttattaaataattatatattttattatgcatttatgccTCATAATGGCTATTATAGCTAATAAGTATGTAGTCTCCTTAAAATCTTAAACGAAAGCTCATTAATTGTTGTATAGCCTGtaggtttattatttgaaattattttcaataattgagttgtcatgtttataaaataataatcatctaTTATTCGAgacaaaagaataaaaaataaacacaacgttagcttaaaaaatacaaaaaggacttattttaaaataaaaataaaccataattatattttgagtttgagtttatatcgatttttatagataatttattaaatcttttatgtatatacaaaaaaaaatacgcacCCATAATAACTTGAACATGGtccattaataaaaacataataaattatattgttatagtaaaCTAAATAAAGAAAACGTATTATGTGTAGTACAACTGTAGTCATGTGTAGTAATCATGCGCATAGCAAACTAGCCGGCTCGCCGCTATGTAGTAGAGATGACTCATAACGTTCGAATATAAAAATCGATATATATATGGGGTATCTAC
Protein-coding regions in this window:
- the LOC114126512 gene encoding protein Fe65 homolog isoform X2, whose amino-acid sequence is MLCGEIIRSPNRSPYATLLSSLYPMMTATVVEDDNLLENGRLSYENPNYHLAGTGHLALDDALNSNLTSATDSPAGFNLNDDCILYSELLCREFDTVCNINTDNINRKRYKSLDLGSMGVDVLGQTGKNWNTNLNRNVTRDMNITNQHDLTNVSNQNHQSNQMQVSYVKPDLIEESEQTKCKSGNINEKRTPPNTLSLNKQKDTSNINLDIQHIQGDLNNDLYAVPMKNSSHECTDELPAGWEKHEDNDGPYYWHIKSGTIQREPPEYSGKNEPKTPLVKDAESVLNSFQNNTGGLVSSVTRSTTSSALENLCYQKNRKEDMAYKRRSYPARIENENKGIRFAVRSLGWVEICEDDLTPERSSKAVNKCIVDLSLGRNDFIDNVGRWGDGKDLFMDLDEGALKLIDPENLTMLNTQPIHTIRVWGVGRDNGRDFAYVARDRITRRHMCHVFRCDMPARTIANTLRDICKKIMIERSLQQNISRSTDINTATKMNQPVRPTNLPLEYRKRRSYRGSYSATTNLTQSFPTPMEEPRKIIRATYLGSIEVSKASGMDVLNDAIVALENSPTSVPQTVTVAVAPSMITIQQDTDEGDQVVECRVRYLSFLGIGQNIKQCAFIMHTTQDLFIAHVFECDPSAATLCKTIEAACKLRYQKCLDAHPQGLNPNASLSHNICSPNVNGISRKGISSTLKSLVGTITGRKMKLTQS
- the LOC114126512 gene encoding protein Fe65 homolog isoform X1, with translation MLCGEIIRSPNRSPYATLLSSLYPMMTATVVEDDNLLENGRLSYENPNYHLAGTGHLALDDALNSNLTSATDSPAGFNLNDDCILYSELLCREFDTVCNINTDNINRKRYKSLDLGSMGVDVLGQTGKNWNTNLNRNVTRDMNITNQHDLTNVSNQNHQSNQMQVSYVKPDLIEESEQTKCKSGNINEKRTPPNTLSLNKQKDTSNINLDIQHIQGDLNNDLYAVPMKNSSHECTDELPAGWEKHEDNDGPYYWHIKSGTIQREPPEYSGKNEPKTPLVKDAESVLNSFQNNTGGLVSSVTRSTTSSALENLCYQKNRKEDMAYKRRSYPARIENENKGIRFAVRSLGWVEICEDDLTPERSSKAVNKCIVDLSLGRNDFIDNVGRWGDGKDLFMDLDEGALKLIDPENLTMLNTQPIHTIRVWGVGRDNGRERDFAYVARDRITRRHMCHVFRCDMPARTIANTLRDICKKIMIERSLQQNISRSTDINTATKMNQPVRPTNLPLEYRKRRSYRGSYSATTNLTQSFPTPMEEPRKIIRATYLGSIEVSKASGMDVLNDAIVALENSPTSVPQTVTVAVAPSMITIQQDTDEGDQVVECRVRYLSFLGIGQNIKQCAFIMHTTQDLFIAHVFECDPSAATLCKTIEAACKLRYQKCLDAHPQGLNPNASLSHNICSPNVNGISRKGISSTLKSLVGTITGRKMKLTQS
- the LOC114126512 gene encoding protein Fe65 homolog isoform X3 codes for the protein MFLLMDHVQVIMENGRLSYENPNYHLAGTGHLALDDALNSNLTSATDSPAGFNLNDDCILYSELLCREFDTVCNINTDNINRKRYKSLDLGSMGVDVLGQTGKNWNTNLNRNVTRDMNITNQHDLTNVSNQNHQSNQMQVSYVKPDLIEESEQTKCKSGNINEKRTPPNTLSLNKQKDTSNINLDIQHIQGDLNNDLYAVPMKNSSHECTDELPAGWEKHEDNDGPYYWHIKSGTIQREPPEYSGKNEPKTPLVKDAESVLNSFQNNTGGLVSSVTRSTTSSALENLCYQKNRKEDMAYKRRSYPARIENENKGIRFAVRSLGWVEICEDDLTPERSSKAVNKCIVDLSLGRNDFIDNVGRWGDGKDLFMDLDEGALKLIDPENLTMLNTQPIHTIRVWGVGRDNGRERDFAYVARDRITRRHMCHVFRCDMPARTIANTLRDICKKIMIERSLQQNISRSTDINTATKMNQPVRPTNLPLEYRKRRSYRGSYSATTNLTQSFPTPMEEPRKIIRATYLGSIEVSKASGMDVLNDAIVALENSPTSVPQTVTVAVAPSMITIQQDTDEGDQVVECRVRYLSFLGIGQNIKQCAFIMHTTQDLFIAHVFECDPSAATLCKTIEAACKLRYQKCLDAHPQGLNPNASLSHNICSPNVNGISRKGISSTLKSLVGTITGRKMKLTQS